In the Leifsonia sp. 466MF genome, one interval contains:
- a CDS encoding response regulator transcription factor, with product MVETGRAGESTWLRRALVVEDHALMRSLVSDAFRARGFEVASAQSAPEALALADAFDPDLLVTDIDLRRRPNGVELATILRSRAPHVAILFLSNLSREAASAQAQSTVAGASFVNKAAVESVDELVDAAEAVLADRPVSRDLAASDAQARLLRLTAAQLETTRLLAAGLSNAEIARRRGVSVRAVEKSVERVFSALGLGGERTTPRVAAATLYTTTFGDPASGL from the coding sequence GTGGTGGAGACTGGTCGGGCGGGGGAGAGCACCTGGCTCCGGCGCGCGCTCGTGGTGGAGGATCACGCCCTCATGCGCTCCCTGGTCTCCGATGCCTTCCGCGCGCGGGGTTTCGAGGTCGCGTCCGCCCAGTCCGCTCCGGAGGCCCTCGCCCTGGCGGACGCCTTCGATCCGGACCTTCTGGTGACGGACATCGACCTCCGCCGGCGACCGAACGGTGTGGAGTTGGCCACCATCCTGCGGTCCCGTGCCCCGCACGTCGCCATCCTCTTCCTGAGCAACCTGTCCCGTGAGGCCGCCTCCGCGCAGGCGCAGAGCACTGTCGCCGGCGCCTCGTTCGTCAACAAGGCCGCCGTCGAATCGGTCGACGAGCTGGTGGATGCGGCGGAGGCCGTGCTCGCCGATCGGCCGGTGTCTCGTGACCTCGCCGCCTCGGACGCCCAGGCGCGGCTGCTCCGGCTGACCGCCGCGCAGCTGGAGACCACCCGGCTGCTCGCCGCCGGCCTGTCGAACGCCGAGATCGCGCGGCGGCGGGGCGTGTCGGTGCGCGCCGTGGAGAAGAGTGTCGAGCGGGTGTTCTCCGCGCTCGGGCTCGGCGGTGAGCGCACGACACCGCGCGTCGCCGCCGCGACGCTCTACACGACGACGTTCGGCGATCCCGCCTCGGGGCTCTGA
- a CDS encoding copper resistance CopC family protein: MTTRLLAAAAGFAAAAVLALAPVSAASAHDYVVGSDPAAGSTVTTALDTVTVTFNDRVLDLSGTGSTNLLTVTGPDAGTRHFETGCATVADTTLSAPVALGGAGQYTVTYQIVSADGHTVSSSYPFTYQPPSGAAAAAGSETPGCGAGGSTAPATTGPTAPTPQAGSGPTATAAASTPQPTTQASGTDLGLVIGIAVAIVVLAVIGVVIVLLTSRRRRPSATDADDDTHLESSQDDL, translated from the coding sequence ATGACGACCAGGCTGCTCGCCGCGGCCGCCGGCTTCGCCGCGGCCGCCGTTCTCGCGCTCGCTCCCGTGTCCGCCGCATCGGCCCACGACTACGTGGTCGGCAGCGACCCGGCCGCCGGCTCCACGGTGACGACGGCACTCGACACGGTGACCGTGACCTTCAACGACCGCGTGCTCGACCTCTCGGGCACCGGATCGACGAACCTGCTCACGGTGACCGGCCCCGACGCGGGGACCCGTCATTTCGAAACGGGATGCGCCACTGTCGCCGACACCACGCTCAGCGCGCCGGTCGCCCTCGGCGGGGCCGGTCAGTACACGGTCACGTACCAGATCGTGTCAGCCGACGGCCACACGGTCTCGTCGTCCTACCCGTTCACCTACCAGCCGCCGTCCGGCGCCGCGGCGGCCGCGGGCTCAGAGACACCCGGCTGCGGCGCGGGAGGGTCGACAGCTCCGGCGACGACGGGCCCGACGGCGCCGACCCCGCAGGCGGGCTCCGGGCCCACCGCGACGGCGGCCGCATCCACTCCGCAGCCGACGACGCAGGCCTCCGGCACCGACCTGGGCCTGGTGATCGGCATCGCCGTCGCCATCGTCGTGCTGGCTGTCATCGGTGTCGTGATCGTCCTCCTCACCTCTCGGCGCCGCCGCCCTTCCGCCACGGATGCGGACGACGACACGCACTTAGAGAGCTCTCAGGACGATCTCTGA
- a CDS encoding MarP family serine protease, producing MEIVVDVVLVVLGILAIAAGWSKGAIRSAGTLVGLGLGLWLGLTIAPIVVGWFADSGFGGVTQRSVVAAVVIIVCAGVVYAIAGALASIIGKLLRHGPIRWLDSLVGAVLGLATWAVVVWLLAGFALATNLATVVQAANSSRVVSTLNSMAPLPSSTVLGAVDDALAGAGLPKVFEGGETIKAVPAPDGSVPAAVSASEQSVVTVLASKPACGVDSEGSGWVVQRGRVVTNAHVVAGSSSIVVRMSGSPDVERATLVAFDPSRDLAVLDVTDLTAPALDIGPDLTAGAAAFAAGYPGNGPFTIAPQRVRDRVVARGTDIYQSGSVDRDIYSLRGVVRPGNSGGPLLDSDGRVAGVVFARSATNPDTGYALTLAELRPVLSSVGSAPISSGACSAG from the coding sequence GTGGAGATCGTTGTCGACGTCGTGCTCGTGGTGCTCGGCATCCTCGCGATCGCGGCCGGTTGGAGCAAGGGCGCCATCCGTTCGGCCGGCACCCTCGTGGGTCTCGGGCTCGGTCTCTGGCTGGGGCTGACCATCGCCCCCATCGTCGTCGGCTGGTTCGCCGACTCCGGTTTCGGCGGGGTCACGCAGCGGTCCGTCGTCGCGGCCGTCGTCATCATCGTGTGCGCGGGCGTCGTGTACGCCATCGCGGGCGCCCTGGCGAGCATCATCGGCAAGCTCCTGCGCCACGGCCCCATCCGCTGGCTCGACTCCCTCGTCGGCGCCGTGCTGGGCCTGGCCACCTGGGCCGTCGTGGTCTGGCTGCTCGCCGGGTTCGCTCTGGCGACCAACCTCGCGACCGTCGTCCAGGCGGCGAACTCCTCCCGGGTCGTCTCGACCCTCAACAGCATGGCCCCGCTGCCGTCGTCGACCGTGCTCGGCGCGGTGGACGACGCCCTCGCCGGTGCCGGGCTCCCGAAGGTGTTCGAGGGCGGCGAGACCATCAAGGCGGTCCCGGCACCGGACGGCTCCGTTCCCGCCGCCGTCTCGGCCTCGGAGCAGTCGGTGGTGACGGTGCTCGCCTCCAAGCCCGCCTGCGGTGTCGACTCCGAGGGCAGTGGATGGGTCGTGCAGCGCGGTCGTGTCGTGACCAACGCGCACGTGGTCGCCGGTTCCTCCTCCATCGTCGTGCGGATGTCCGGGAGCCCCGACGTCGAGCGTGCGACCCTCGTCGCCTTCGACCCGTCACGCGACCTGGCGGTGCTCGACGTCACCGACCTGACCGCGCCGGCGCTCGACATCGGACCGGACCTGACCGCCGGCGCCGCCGCGTTCGCCGCCGGGTACCCGGGCAACGGGCCGTTCACCATCGCACCGCAGCGCGTCCGCGATCGGGTGGTCGCGCGCGGCACCGACATCTACCAGAGCGGCTCGGTCGACCGCGACATCTACTCGCTGCGCGGCGTCGTCCGTCCCGGCAACTCGGGCGGACCACTGCTCGACTCCGATGGCCGGGTCGCCGGGGTCGTGTTCGCCCGGAGTGCCACGAACCCCGACACCGGCTACGCGCTGACCCTTGCCGAACTGCGGCCGGTGCTCTCGTCCGTCGGCTCCGCACCGATCAGCTCCGGAGCCTGCTCGGCGGGCTGA
- a CDS encoding NADPH:quinone reductase has protein sequence MKAVSYSSTGDSDVLTLGEREEPHPGPDEVRVRIHVSGVNPTDWKARRGSGPAELPRPQVPNQDGAGVVDEVGEGVTAFRAGDRVWVWDAAYQRPDGTAQELVVLPEKLVVALPDDVSFDEGASFGIPALTAHRALTSYEHAPAELSPGSLEGRTVLVAGGAGAVGHAAIQLAVWAGATVIATVSSHEKAELARAAGAHHVVNYTDPDTAEAIGALAPRGVDIVVEVNVIANAALDVKVTGRNATIASYADAPGAEEVTIPVRPSMSKNLRWQFVLTYTVAPENKEAAVRAVAAAAADGALRVGEEHGLPITRFPLDQTAAAHDAVEDGIVGKVLIDVA, from the coding sequence ATGAAGGCTGTGAGCTACTCCTCCACCGGCGATTCCGACGTCCTGACCCTCGGCGAGCGCGAGGAGCCGCACCCCGGACCGGATGAGGTGCGCGTCCGCATCCACGTGTCCGGTGTGAATCCCACCGACTGGAAGGCGCGGCGGGGCAGCGGCCCGGCGGAGCTTCCCCGGCCGCAGGTGCCGAACCAGGACGGCGCCGGCGTCGTCGACGAGGTCGGCGAGGGCGTCACGGCCTTCCGCGCGGGCGACCGTGTGTGGGTGTGGGATGCCGCCTACCAGCGTCCCGACGGAACGGCACAGGAGCTGGTCGTGCTTCCCGAGAAGCTGGTGGTCGCCCTGCCCGATGACGTCAGCTTCGACGAGGGCGCGTCGTTCGGCATCCCGGCGCTCACCGCCCACCGCGCGCTGACCTCGTACGAGCACGCCCCGGCGGAGCTCTCCCCCGGTTCGCTGGAGGGCCGCACCGTGCTCGTCGCCGGAGGGGCGGGCGCCGTCGGCCACGCCGCCATCCAGCTCGCCGTGTGGGCGGGCGCCACGGTCATCGCGACCGTCAGCAGCCATGAGAAGGCGGAGCTCGCGCGAGCCGCCGGCGCGCACCACGTCGTCAACTACACCGACCCGGACACCGCGGAAGCCATCGGTGCGCTGGCGCCCCGCGGCGTGGACATCGTGGTGGAGGTGAACGTGATCGCCAACGCGGCGCTCGACGTGAAGGTCACCGGCCGCAACGCCACGATCGCGAGCTACGCAGACGCCCCCGGAGCGGAGGAGGTGACCATCCCCGTCCGCCCGAGCATGTCGAAGAACCTCCGCTGGCAGTTCGTGCTCACCTACACGGTGGCTCCGGAGAACAAGGAGGCCGCGGTGCGGGCCGTCGCCGCCGCTGCCGCCGACGGCGCACTGCGTGTCGGCGAGGAGCACGGCCTCCCGATCACACGCTTCCCGCTCGATCAGACGGCCGCGGCCCACGACGCCGTCGAGGACGGCATCGTGGGCAAGGTACTCATCGACGTGGCTTGA
- a CDS encoding MFS transporter produces MTTAEETLPTGGMLAVRPARSTGGSGPRRLRPAAAFAGTALAFVAVALAVGAPSPLFVLYEQEWGFQPWLLTVAFAIYAVTLLITLLIAGSLSDHIGRRPVLIGALALQVVAMLIFLFAPDIGWIIGARSVQGVATGAAMSTFTAALVELAPERQKKLGATIGSTAPVGGIAIGAFLTGLAVQFVPQPTIVVFVALALLFAAGIVVIAVSPETVERRPGAVRSLIPRLFVPRPARAEFVRAIPLFLATWMLAGLFIGLSPSILHGVFHLDSGLLNGAIVAVPPAVGAVAALLLTRAPARITAVWAMAAILVGVALAAIGIGAGILALLFVGATIAGGGFGAGFAAVLRILAPLAPNDQRAELFAGVFLVSYLAYGVPALVAGELITAIGLLPTVLGYAAAIAVAAVVALVVQAIKPRR; encoded by the coding sequence ATGACCACAGCCGAAGAGACCCTCCCCACGGGCGGGATGCTCGCCGTCCGGCCCGCGCGGTCGACGGGCGGTTCCGGCCCCCGCCGGCTCCGTCCCGCGGCGGCGTTCGCGGGCACCGCGCTGGCCTTCGTCGCCGTCGCCCTGGCGGTCGGCGCTCCGAGCCCGCTGTTCGTGCTGTACGAGCAGGAGTGGGGCTTCCAGCCATGGCTGCTCACCGTCGCGTTCGCGATCTACGCCGTGACGCTCCTCATCACGCTCCTCATCGCCGGGTCGCTCTCCGACCACATCGGCCGGCGGCCGGTCCTGATCGGTGCGCTCGCACTGCAGGTGGTGGCGATGCTGATCTTCCTGTTCGCTCCCGACATCGGGTGGATCATCGGCGCTCGCTCCGTGCAGGGCGTCGCCACGGGTGCGGCGATGAGCACCTTCACCGCCGCCCTGGTCGAGCTCGCTCCCGAGCGCCAGAAGAAGCTGGGTGCGACCATCGGCAGTACGGCGCCCGTCGGCGGCATCGCCATCGGAGCCTTCCTGACCGGACTCGCGGTGCAGTTCGTGCCGCAGCCCACGATCGTCGTGTTCGTCGCGCTGGCACTGCTGTTCGCCGCCGGTATCGTCGTGATCGCCGTGTCGCCGGAGACGGTCGAGCGTCGGCCCGGCGCGGTGCGATCGCTGATCCCTCGCCTGTTCGTGCCGCGTCCCGCCCGCGCGGAGTTCGTTCGCGCCATCCCGCTCTTCCTGGCGACGTGGATGCTGGCGGGCCTCTTCATCGGACTCTCGCCGTCGATCCTGCACGGCGTCTTCCACCTCGACAGCGGACTCCTCAACGGTGCCATCGTCGCCGTGCCGCCGGCGGTCGGAGCCGTCGCCGCCCTGCTGCTGACCCGCGCTCCCGCCCGGATCACGGCCGTCTGGGCGATGGCGGCCATCCTCGTCGGTGTGGCGCTCGCCGCCATCGGGATCGGCGCGGGCATCCTCGCGCTGCTCTTCGTGGGGGCGACCATCGCGGGCGGCGGCTTCGGCGCCGGCTTCGCGGCGGTCCTCCGCATCCTGGCCCCGCTCGCGCCGAACGATCAGCGGGCGGAGCTCTTCGCCGGGGTGTTCCTCGTCAGCTACCTCGCCTACGGCGTTCCCGCGCTGGTCGCCGGCGAGCTGATCACCGCGATCGGGCTGCTGCCGACGGTACTCGGCTACGCCGCCGCGATCGCCGTCGCCGCGGTGGTCGCGCTCGTCGTCCAGGCCATCAAGCCACGTCGATGA
- a CDS encoding TetR/AcrR family transcriptional regulator, whose amino-acid sequence METTTTPSKRTGGRSAAVIHNVRTAVEELVEEKGQDRVTVPMIAERAGVNPTSIYRRWGDLPTLINDIATYQLNPERPLPDNGDLQRDLTAWASELVEHYRNPVNAALLRGGASAAGERQSNCLRNRRTEAGLILQRYPDSPVTDDDILDVVVAPIIYRVIFVPWTLEDSTAEHLVERLFR is encoded by the coding sequence ATGGAAACTACGACCACTCCGTCGAAGCGGACGGGCGGACGCAGCGCCGCGGTCATCCACAACGTGCGCACCGCCGTCGAAGAGCTCGTCGAGGAAAAGGGCCAGGACCGCGTCACCGTTCCGATGATCGCCGAGCGCGCCGGCGTCAACCCGACCAGCATCTACCGCCGCTGGGGCGACCTCCCGACCCTCATCAACGACATCGCGACCTACCAGCTCAACCCCGAGCGACCCCTGCCCGACAACGGCGACCTGCAGCGCGACCTCACAGCCTGGGCCTCCGAGCTGGTGGAGCACTACCGCAACCCGGTCAACGCGGCGCTCCTTCGCGGCGGCGCCTCGGCGGCCGGCGAGCGACAGTCGAACTGCCTCCGCAACCGGCGCACCGAGGCGGGCCTCATCCTGCAGCGCTATCCGGACTCCCCCGTCACCGACGACGACATCCTCGACGTCGTGGTCGCGCCGATCATCTACCGCGTCATCTTCGTGCCCTGGACGCTCGAGGACTCCACCGCCGAACACCTGGTCGAGCGACTGTTCCGCTGA
- a CDS encoding AzlC family ABC transporter permease, which yields MRQERTSEERAAARSGWAVGIATAVYGISFGALATASGLDVWQTCVLSLVMFSGGSQFALIGVLASGGAAAGGTAIISAALLGVRNSFYALRVSRIIGPGFWKRAAATQLTIDESTAVATAQSEPRAQRIGFWITGLVVYIGWNLMTLAGALLGDLIGDVKAYGLDAAAAAAFLGLLWPRLKARQTQAVAVAGGFVATLLTPFLTPGLPVLAAAVVAIVVGVLNLFGRRNDPPHPEAVPMEREVEP from the coding sequence ATGCGCCAGGAACGGACCAGCGAGGAACGCGCCGCGGCCCGCTCCGGCTGGGCCGTCGGGATCGCGACGGCCGTCTACGGCATCTCCTTCGGCGCCCTGGCAACGGCTTCCGGGCTCGACGTCTGGCAGACCTGCGTGCTCAGCCTGGTCATGTTCAGCGGCGGCTCGCAGTTCGCCCTCATCGGCGTGCTCGCATCCGGCGGAGCCGCGGCCGGCGGCACCGCGATCATCAGCGCCGCGCTGCTGGGCGTGCGCAACTCCTTCTACGCCCTGCGGGTGTCGCGCATCATCGGCCCGGGATTCTGGAAGCGAGCCGCCGCCACCCAGCTGACCATCGACGAGTCCACCGCCGTCGCGACCGCCCAGAGCGAGCCGCGCGCGCAGCGCATCGGCTTCTGGATCACCGGCCTCGTCGTGTACATCGGCTGGAACTTGATGACGCTCGCCGGCGCGCTCCTGGGCGACCTGATCGGCGACGTGAAGGCCTACGGGCTGGATGCGGCTGCGGCCGCCGCGTTCCTCGGCCTGCTCTGGCCCCGGCTGAAGGCACGCCAGACGCAGGCCGTCGCCGTCGCCGGCGGATTCGTCGCGACCCTGCTCACTCCGTTCCTCACCCCCGGCCTGCCCGTGCTGGCGGCGGCGGTCGTCGCCATCGTCGTCGGCGTCCTCAACCTGTTCGGCCGGCGGAACGACCCACCCCATCCGGAAGCGGTGCCCATGGAACGGGAGGTGGAGCCGTGA